TCTTGGACTCGCCACCGAAAAGAGCCAGGGCCAGAGCCCTTTTAATGTAATCGTGTCCGTAAATTGAAGGTGCCATGGAGGCCACCACGCGCTCAGCAATGCGAGGATCCTTGCTCAGCTTCTGGATCGTGGCAATGTCCTCGTCCGTCAACGACTGAACCACCTGCTTCGAGTCCTTGACAACCACATGGTTGGCAATAATTACTGTGGCAAAAACAGGGAATCCCTGATCCGTGTTCAGCGAGCCATCGTAGTTGTTCGTATAGATGCCAGTGACCTCCAGTTCATCGCCCGGCTTACACTGATCGCACAGGTCGGCCAGCAGTATGACGTCCTTGCTGCGCGGAATGCGGCCAGCGGGAATGCGGCCAGGCGACTCCTGCAGCGTAATCTTCTGGTAGTTGCGGTACAGCGTCTGCTCCATGTTGATGGAGAAGGGTCCGGTGCTCTGGCACTCGGGGCAGGAGCCCGGCTTAATCTCAGTGTTCTGCGACTGGACAAAGGGACCCAGCACATAGCCGCACTTGACGCAGTCGTACTTGATCACAGACAGCTGCGGCATGACGCCCGTGGTGGCGGTCACCACGCCCAAGGTGCGCACCAACTGATTCAGATGCAGCTTCCGGAACGTGCGCAGCTCCTCGATCAGCGGCAGCTCCGATATTCTCACATGGATCTCGGTGGTTACACGCTCGTAGGTGGGGAAGATGGACAGAACCatctccttggccaccttgtcGAAGATTTCGAGCATCTGGAACGGAGCCTCCGGCAGGAAGTAGGCCAGGACGTGCTCCTTGTTGGCTAAATCCGTGTAGGAGACGACGAACGACGACTTGTTCTGCTCGCACATCCGACGGATGCGATCGCGATAAGTGTACGCGCCACGGTCGTCCACAAAGGTGCGCAGGAAAGACTGAAAGCGATTGGCGATCTCGGTGCGCGGTCCCAACATGCTCACCCACTCCTTGGTGGAATGGCCCTTGGTGTCCTCCAGATTTTCGATGGACTCTACCATCTCGGTGTCCTCCACCTCGCCCACGGCCGCCTTTTCGCCTGCACGTCGCTTGGCCCGCGGTCCCAcatcgtcctcgtcgtccgaCTGCCCGAAGCCAAGGTCACGGTCATCGCGATGGATTCCGGCTGCTCGATCGCGGCGGCGCATCTCCGACTCAGCGGCAAAGCGATCGCCCTGGGACATCTCCGAGAAGTCATCCTCATCGTCCAGCATCGCCGGATCGTAGTGATCCAGCTCCGGCATGGGTCGGTAGTCGTTCTCCATGTTGTCCCCGAACAGCTCCTCgccatcctcctcctccgcctcgtcGCGCACCGTCTGATCCCCCAGAATCTCATCCTCGTTCTCAAACGGCTCGAAGTCACCCACCGGCGACGTCATCGCCGCTCGCATCTCGCGAcgctcggcggcggcgtcgcTGGGCGTATTTGGCGGCGGTGAGCTGGGATTGTCCATGTCGTCTGCGCGTCTGTTGTGCTCGGAGTTCTCCAGGAATCTGTGTTTTTTGCGCTTGCGATCTTTTGTTGTGGACGCGTGCGAATTGCGCGGGAAAAAGTGCTGCCAAATGCCAACACAGAACTCTAGTATTGTAAAACAATGGCAATCTACAGTGAAATGCGGCTAAAGATGACACTATGCATCTTAATATTACTTCTAGCCGCtgtacttttatttaaaacctaTATATTGCAATATCCTTAGATTTAAATGTGGgatttatgtaaatataaatatatattgagcACGGCATGGTAGATA
Above is a genomic segment from Drosophila kikkawai strain 14028-0561.14 chromosome 3R, DkikHiC1v2, whole genome shotgun sequence containing:
- the Mcm2 gene encoding DNA replication licensing factor Mcm2, whose amino-acid sequence is MDNPSSPPPNTPSDAAAERREMRAAMTSPVGDFEPFENEDEILGDQTVRDEAEEEDGEELFGDNMENDYRPMPELDHYDPAMLDDEDDFSEMSQGDRFAAESEMRRRDRAAGIHRDDRDLGFGQSDDEDDVGPRAKRRAGEKAAVGEVEDTEMVESIENLEDTKGHSTKEWVSMLGPRTEIANRFQSFLRTFVDDRGAYTYRDRIRRMCEQNKSSFVVSYTDLANKEHVLAYFLPEAPFQMLEIFDKVAKEMVLSIFPTYERVTTEIHVRISELPLIEELRTFRKLHLNQLVRTLGVVTATTGVMPQLSVIKYDCVKCGYVLGPFVQSQNTEIKPGSCPECQSTGPFSINMEQTLYRNYQKITLQESPGRIPAGRIPRSKDVILLADLCDQCKPGDELEVTGIYTNNYDGSLNTDQGFPVFATVIIANHVVVKDSKQVVQSLTDEDIATIQKLSKDPRIAERVVASMAPSIYGHDYIKRALALALFGGESKNPGEKHKVRGDINLLICGDPGTAKSQFLKYTEKVAPRAVFTTGQGASAVGLTAYVRRNPVSREWTLEAGALVLADQGVCLIDEFDKMNDQDRTSIHEAMEQQSISISKAGIVTSLQARCTVIAAANPIGGRYDPSMTFSENVNLSEPILSRFDILCVVKDEFDPMQDQQLAKFVVHSHMKHHPSEEEQPELEEQQLKTVEDIPQDLLRQYIVYAKENIRPKLTNIDEDKIAKMYAQLRQESYATGSLPITVRHIESVIRMSEAHARMHLRENVLEADVSMAIRMMLESFIEAQKFSVMKKMRNTFQKYLAFQKDHSELLFFILRQLTLDQLAYIRCKDGPGATHVEIMERDLIERAKQLDISNLKPFYDSDLFRTNGFSYDPKRRIILQIVVDGNTA